From the candidate division KSB1 bacterium genome, the window GCCCCCGGATGAGCAGCTTGGCGACTTTGCCTTTGCCTGTTTCCCGCTTGCTCGGCTGGCCAAATCGGCGCCGGCAGCGATTGCGGCGCGCCTTGCCCAGGAGTTGACCGTTGAGCCCCCTATCGCGCGGGTGCAGGCGGTGGGACCGTATCTGAACTTCACCGTCGAAAAGGAGGCCCTCTTCCGCGTCACCTGCACCGAGATTCTTGCCGCCCCCGAGACCTTTGGCAACTGCGACGAGGGCAAAGGCGAGAAGGTGCTCATTGAGTACTCGGCACCGAACACGAACAAGCCGCAGCACCTCGGCCACGTTCGCAATAACCTGCTGGGCATGGCCATCTCCAACCTCCTAGAGGCTATCGGGCACCAGGTGGTGCGCGTCAATCTGGTCAACGACCGGGGCGTGCACATCTGCAAATCCATGCTGGCCTATCAAGAGTTTGGCCAAGGCAAGACCCCACAGTCCGAGGGCATCAAAGGCGACCACTTCGTGGGCGACTTTTACGTGCTCTATGAAAAGCAGCAGCATCAGGAGTGGCAGCAGTGGCTGGCGGCCCGCGGGATTGACCCGAAAGGGTTGGACGACCAGGAGCGTCGGCGCCTGGAGGCAGAGTTCCTCAGCCAGTCCAGATGGTACGGCCGCGTCAAGGAGATGCTGCAGCGCTGGGAAGCAGGCGACGCGGAGGTGCTGGCCCTATGGCGCAGAATGAATGACTGGGTGTACGAGGGCTTTGACCAGACCTACCGCCGCCTGGGGTGCAAATTCGACAAAGTCTACAAGGAAAGCGAAACCTACCAGCTCGGGCGCGCCCTGGTAGAGGAGGGGTTGGAGCGCGGCCTCTTCTACCGTAAACCTGACGGCTCCGTATGGGTTGACCTCAGCGATGAAGGCCTTGGCGAGAAGCTCCTCTTGCGCAGCGATGGTACCTCGGTCTACATTACCCAGGACATCGGCACCACAAAGCTCAAGTTTGACGACTTTGGTATGAAGCGGGCCATCTGGGTTGTGGGCGACGAGCAGATCTACCACTTCCAGGTGCTCTTCGCGATCATGAAAAAGCTTGGGTTCCCCTGGGCCGAGGGCTGCTACCACTTGGCCTACGGCATGATCGACCTGCCCGCCGGCAAGATGAAGTCGCGCGAAGGGACCGTGGTTGATGCCGATGACCTGATGGACGAGCTCTTCAGAATGGAGCGGGAGGAAATCGCCCGCCGCCACCTGGACATTGCGCCGGAGGATCTGGATTCCACCGCCGAAATCCTGGCGCAAGGTGCGCTCAAGTTCTACATCCTGAAGTTTGGCCCGCAGAGTCGCATGCTCTTCGACCCGGCAGAGTCCATCTCCTTCGACGGATTCACCGGACCTTACGTGCAGTACGCCTACGTGCGCGTGCGCAGCATCTTCCGGAAATCAGGCAAGGACGAATTCGCGGC encodes:
- the argS gene encoding arginine--tRNA ligase; translation: MSIIEQQILTSIAKAAHKAYGLALPPEARLDTPPDEQLGDFAFACFPLARLAKSAPAAIAARLAQELTVEPPIARVQAVGPYLNFTVEKEALFRVTCTEILAAPETFGNCDEGKGEKVLIEYSAPNTNKPQHLGHVRNNLLGMAISNLLEAIGHQVVRVNLVNDRGVHICKSMLAYQEFGQGKTPQSEGIKGDHFVGDFYVLYEKQQHQEWQQWLAARGIDPKGLDDQERRRLEAEFLSQSRWYGRVKEMLQRWEAGDAEVLALWRRMNDWVYEGFDQTYRRLGCKFDKVYKESETYQLGRALVEEGLERGLFYRKPDGSVWVDLSDEGLGEKLLLRSDGTSVYITQDIGTTKLKFDDFGMKRAIWVVGDEQIYHFQVLFAIMKKLGFPWAEGCYHLAYGMIDLPAGKMKSREGTVVDADDLMDELFRMEREEIARRHLDIAPEDLDSTAEILAQGALKFYILKFGPQSRMLFDPAESISFDGFTGPYVQYAYVRVRSIFRKSGKDEFAAVSPEECDFSVLVEPEEIALVRRLHSFPGEVKAAALTYNPARLATYLWELAKAFSRFYHEHSVLHAQEERLRQARLVLAKATSIVLRRGLALLGIDVPERM